The Oscillatoria acuminata PCC 6304 genomic interval TGACTAAACGCTGTAGCGGTGTCTACATCTTGCAAAAAATTACAGGTTACAATGCTATATAAAGAATAAGCCAAGGCCGAATCTGCTGTATTACCAGACTGAATTGATAACTTGACGGCGCAAGAAATTAGGAAAGGAAAGAGGGGAGACCCCGAAAGATAAGCGGCTGGAGCAACTCCGGTTGTCATCTGGATAATTGCTAGTTTCAGTTGATCCACATTCTCCGGTAGGTGAAGCAAATCTATAATTTCTCGATCACCCATTAATTCAGTGATTTCCTGTATTTCCTTCTGGATGTCAGCAAATGTAGGCGTAGCCATAAAAGTTATGCCCAATTCTTGCAGAATTTCTTGGGCAATGATGAGGGCTTCAGCAAATTTAGCTTGTGAGACTATCGATTGGATCTGAATTTGGTAAACATTAATTTTATCTAGTAAGTTATGCGCCTGAGCAATTACAGTATTAATCCACGCTTCCATCTGGGGGAAATCCCCAATCAAGAAGGCTATCTCTGCCGCCAATTCATAAAGGACAAGAATGATTTCATAATGGTCTTCCCAAGCCTCTTCTCCCAACAGTGCCAACCCCAAGGTGACATAATTTTGGGCTGCTTCATAAGCTGCCGCAGCCCTAGCTTTTTGAGCGGCAATGAGATTCAGTTGTGCCAATTCAAATTGTTCTGAGGGGTGGGTAATTAGCGAGATGCCATGATTGAGTTGATTAACCAGTTCAAAAACCTGTTCTTCTCTAGTAGTGGGAGAAGTTTGTTTCAGGAGTAATTGACCAATATGATAGTGAGTCCATTGTTTTTGGTCTTCGGGAATGAGAGAATAAGCAGCTTGTTGGATGCGATCGTGCAAGAATCGATAGACGGGGGTGATGCTATTGTGAACATCTGCTGACTCTATTTCTTCTGCATGGAAGAACTTGTAAATTTGAGTGATGGGGACAATCAACCCTTCTTGCAATGAATTCCACAGTGCTGTTGCTGCCTCAGTTAAGGATTGTTCCGCAACGATCGCCAAGGTTGCCAAATCAAACTGATTCCCAATACAAGCGGCAAGTTTTAGGATTTGTTGGGTTTCCCCTGGCAACTTCTGCAATTGCAAAGCCATAAACTCCACTACATCATCGGTCAGGGCGAGGGCATTGACTTGGGCTATATCACATTGCCAATAGCCCTGATTTCGCTCAAAGGTAATGTATCCATCTTCATGCAGCGCCTTGAGAAACTGGGTGGTGAAAAAGGGATTGCCCTGGGTTTTGCGATCAACCAGTTGCGTCAGAGATTGCGCCCGTTCTCGGCTACACTTCAAGGTATCGGCAATCAAATGATTCGTATGCTCTAGGCTTAAGGGAGCCAGGGTAATCGTGTTGACGGTAAAGTTGGCTTTTTTCAATTCTGCGATCGTCAGCATCAACGGATGAGCCGGCGAGACTTCGTTATCTCGATAAGCTCCCAACACCAGTAGATAGCCGTTGTCATCCATCAAGACTTTCAGCAACTGAAGTGAAGCTGCATCTGCCCATTGTAAGTCATCCAGGAAAATCACCAAGGGATGGGCGGCGGTGGTAAAAACCTGAATAAACTTCTGGAACAACAGGTTAAAGCGATTTTGCACAGCGCTACCCGATAGCTCAGGGGTGGGTGGCTGTTGACCCATGACCTGCTCTAATTCGGGAATCACCTCAATCAAAACTTGCCCATTTTCGCCCACTGCTTCGAGAATTTGAGCCTGCCATTGGGCTAATTCAACATCGGATTCACAGAGCAATTGCCCAATCAGATCTCGCAGTGCTTGGACAAAGGCCGAGAGGGGAATGTTGCGATTGAACTGGTCGAATTTACCTTTGATAAAGTAGCCTTTTTGCTCAGTAATCGGTTTGTGGACTTCATTCACCACAGCAGTTTTACCAATCCCGGAGAATCCTGCCACCAGCATCAGTTCGGATGCACCCTGGGACACTCGCTCAAAGGCTTTGAGTAATGCTTGAACTTCGGTTTCTCGACCGTAGAGTTTTTCAGGGATATTGAAGCGATCGCTCAAATCCCGTTGGCCCAAAACAAACTCACTAATTTCACCCCTGGTTTGCCATTGATTCAAGCATTCTCGTAAATCATGCTGAAGTCCCAAGGCACTTTGATAACGGTCTTCGGCATTTTTAGCCATTAGTTTCGCCACGATCGCCTCAAGCATAGCCGGAATCTCAGGATTAACCTCATGGACTGGGGTTGGGGTTTTGGCAATGTGGCTATGGATTACCTCTAAAGGGTCATCACTGCGAAACGGTAATTGTCCCGTCAAGAGTTCATAGAGCATCACACCTAGGGCATAAAAGTCAGCGCGATAGTCAATCCCTCGGTTCATCCGCCCAGTTTGTTCAGGGGCTAGGTAGGCGAGGGTTCCTTCTAAACCCTGGGGACTTTGAATCTCTTGGGTTTCCTTGGGTAGCAATGAAGCAATACTGAAATCAATCAGGGTGATTTGCCGAGAGTTTGGATGAATCAGAACATTGGCGGGCTTGATATCTTTATGAATAATTCGGTGGTGATGTAAATCATGGAGAATGGTCGTTAATTGGATAGCAATATCTAGGATTTTTAAGAGATTTAAGGATTGATTTTCCAGGTATTGCTCCATAGATATACTGCCACTATCTTCCATGACGATCGCATAGCCATTGCCAAAGACTTCAAGGGCTAATGTCCTGACAATACCAGGAATCTGGAGATTTTTAGTAATGACAAATTGATTCCGAAACTGCACCAACTCCCCAAAGGTGGGATAGTCCCGTTTCATCACCTTAATCACCACAGGTTGCTGGGACTGCTGGTGAACTCCACGATAAACATGGGTGCGGGTTCCTGGGTAAATCAGCTCAGTTAGAGTATAGTCAGGGAGTTGAGGGTGGGATTGCCCGGTCATCATTTCTGGGTTTTTCATAAGTATCAGATTTGAGTGGTATTTTTGAGGGGGGCTGGGTTTTATATTGAGGTCAGGAAATCAACCAGCCTCAGACCCCTCAAATATCTGGGGTCTGAGGCGACATTCCCTCAGCTTTGGGGCAGGCTAATCACAAATTCTGTCCCTTGACCAATTTGAGAGTTGACCTCTAATTTGCCTCCGTGGGTCTCCACGACAATTTGACGGGCGATCGCCAATCCTAAGCCCGTTCCTTTCCCCACTGCTTTAGTGGTAAATAAATGGTCAAATATCCGGGCTTTTACCGCTTCGCTCATGCCTTGACCATTATCCCGAATTGAAATCTGCATTTGATTTTCCGTCGCCACCGTGCAAATCGTAATCTGTTGGGGATTGGCTTCTAATTCCTTGAACGATCGCCCTTGTGCCATCTCATCAAACATATCGATCGCATTGGCCAGAATATTCATAAATACCTGATTCAATTGACCGGGAAAACACTCGATAGACGTGATTTCACAATAATTAGCGATCACCTTGATCTCCGGACGAAACTGATTAGCCTTGAGGCGGTATTTCAAAATCAGCAGGGTACTGTCAATCCCCTCATGTAAATTCGCTTTAATTTTATGTTCCGTATCAGCACGGGAGAAGGTGCGGAGGCTGGTGCTGATACCTTTGATGCGATCGGTTGCCCCTTGCATCGAGTTGAGTAGCTTGGGTAAGTCTTTGTTGATGAATTTCAGATCGATATCTTCCGCTTTTTCTTGAACAGCAGTGACTGGATTAGGGTGATGTTGTTGATATAGGGCAATATAGTCCAGCAAATTTTGCATATATTCTTTGGCGTTATTGATACTGCCATTGAGAAAGCCAATAGGATTATTCACTTCATGAGCAACCCCAGCAACCAGATTCCCTAATGCTGACATTTTTTCACTTTGGATCATTTGCATTTGCGCGTATTGTAGCTCAGCCATTGCCTGTTCTAGGTTGCGATTTTTCTCCTGGATAGAAAGCTCCATCTGCTTGCGTTCGGTCACATTCCGAATGACAGATAAGCCACAACACTTACCATTATAAATGAAAGGAACTGATATGAGTTCAATATAAAAAGGAGTCCCATCCTGTTTTTTACAAATGGCCTCACAGGTAAATAACTGTCCAGCCTTGACAGTCGCTAGAAAGGTGGCAAACTTATCATGACGGTTAGGAGGGATGAAGTCTAAGGGGTTCAAACTCAAAATCTCGCTGTAGGAATAGCCATGAAGCTGATAATAGGCAGGGTTAGTATCCATTATTTTGCCAGTTTCTAAGTCAGTAATTAACAGCCCATCGCTCACCGCTTCAAAAATCCCCCGATACTGGGCTTCCTTCTCTTGAGTTTGTTGATAAAGTCGAGCATTTTCTAGGGAAATGGCAGCTTGGGTACAAAGGAAGTTGAGAATGAGGATGCGATCGCCGCTGAATACACCCCGGGTCGAGCAATTTTCCAGATACAGAATCGCTCGTAAATTGCCCTGATTGAGAATCGGTAAACATAATACACTCTTAGGCTGATGGCGGCGCAGGTAATCGTCAATCACGGGCAGGTCTGTCTTGAGGTCGTCGATCGCCACCGTCGTCATAGTGTTCTTTACATACTGGATCAACTTGACGGGAACGCTGGGGTTATTCTCTAGGGGTATAGATTGCAATGTCACTTGCTCCAGGTTCGCCATAACTCGCACTTGCCATTGGCTATCTTCACAGAGTATCAAGGCGCACTGGTCTGCCCCAGAGTTTTCCAGCATCGTCTGGGTTAGAGTTTGCAGCAGTTCATCCAGGGCGATCGTGCTGGCGAAGGTCCGAGAAATTTGCAGCAGGGCCGCAAAATCCAGGGTTTGATTAATGCTGCTGCTGGATGCACTTTTACTGGAGGTGGCATGGATGGAGTAGGCAGGAGCCGTGATACTCGTCAGGGTTTCTAAAAGGGTGAGGGGTTGGTTAGCCGCTTGCAGGATGGGATGCAGCAATTGGGGATAGCGTTTTTCTAAATCCTCGACTTTGGCTTTGGCTCCCCAACGGGTATAGCAGTAGTACGCTTCTTGCATATAGCCGGCTGCGACTTTTTCTTTACCCCAGTCCAGGTAGAATTTAGCAGCAAGTTCATTGGCTAGTGCTTCATCCTGAATAAAACCGTTTGCTTTGGCACTAGCGATCGATTGATCATAAAAGTCGCCAGCTTCATAAAGCTGACCGAGAACCCGGCACCGTTCTGCCTCAATTAATTGACAGCGGTGCTGATGATTCATCGGTGCTAAGGCAGCCCAGTTATTGAGATGTTTTTGGTGCTGTTGCACTTTGAGTAGAATCGTATGACGTTCTTCATCTGTGACCGTTTCTCCAAACTGGGTTAATTGAATCAGAGCATCAAAAAAAGGATAGAGACAAGTCATAAATTGCCCCATCCCACCATCTAGATACTGAGATACCTGGTTAGAGACCTGTACAGCATAACTATTTTGTTCAAAAAGGTACGCTAAAATAGATTGGTTTAAGTACCAAAAGAATAACGCTGTCCGTTGATTGGTTGCATGGAGTTGGGGCAGTATTTTTTCTTGATTAAAAATTTCTCCCGTTAATTGGGAAGGAGAGTGGTTGCATCCCAGTAAGTTCAAGATGGTTTGTTGATAAATCTCGTGAAAGGCAAGACAAAATGATTGTTTATATTGAATGATAATTTTCCGATATGCTTCCATTGTCTGTGAGAGATCGCCTAAGTTTTGACCCGCATGACAAGCATATACACAATAAATAACTGCATTTAAACAGAGTGATTCAATATCTCCTGTTTCTAAGCCACTGTAATAGGCTTCTTGGAGTGGAGAAAGCATATCTGACAAACTGGTTTTCCAATGTTTGATATAAGTGTGAATGACATACCAGGAACGGCATTTAAAGGTCGTTGCCTGTAGCTTTTCTAATAAGCTAAGGGCGAGTTCCCCAAACTCATAACCATTGATCGGATCGCCAATCATGTTTGTTAGGACGAGGCCATAGTCTCCATAGCTAAAGATTGAAACCGGAGAATTTCCCGATTGAATCGAGAGTTCAACCTGCTTAAAAATGAATAAAGGCATAAATTGAGGTGCAGCCATGTAGGCAGCAGACACTAAAACCGTCAGAATTTCCATGGCGGCTAGTAATCGGGGATCTGTCATTGCCGGGAGTTCCAGCAACGTCAGCGGTGCTTTATTGTTCCACAGAGCGTGGGTTACCCCAAAGGCTTGTTCAATATCCGCTTGGGTAGGCTGTTTTGGAAATGTGATTCCTAACTCGTTTAAGACTTGTAACCCCAGTGTGATAGAGTCTATCAGTTTTCCTTGGGCTTTAGCGCTAAGAATCTGTGTTTTCTGGACTTGAATAGTATCAAGCAAAGTTTTTGCATGGTGTAATACCAAACTTGCCCAATGTTCCATCTGCTCAAAATCAGTCTTGAGATAAGCAACCTCAGTGATGTCACTATGTAGGGCTAAAGTCTTTTCATAATAATAATTCCAGCTATTTTGAGGTAACAGTTCAATACCAATCGTCAAATATTCCATTGCAGCATTGTAGGCCGTGGCAGCTTTGGCTTTTTGCGCGGCTTGGAAATTGAGTTCAATCAAATCTAATCGTTCCGTCAGTTGTTCAATTAAGGCTCGACTAATATTCAAATGTTTAACGATGGAAAAGATTCGTTCTTCCTTTTCTTTGACGGAGGAGTTCTGAAGCAGTAATGTTCCAATATTGAAGTGAGCCAGTTGTTTGTTACTCTCTTCAATTAAGGCATAAGCAGCTTGTTGAACGCGATCGTGCAAAAAACGATAATTCAGGGTCTGTTTGGATGGCTGAGGTTGGTTATCCACATCACCCAAATAGAATTTGTAAATCCCACTTTGGGGCAGAATCAATCCATTTTGTAATGCAGGCCACAGAGCTGTTGTTACTTCAGTTTCAGACTGTTGAGCAATGATCGTCAATGTTGCTAAATCAAATTGATTTCCAATACAAGCAGCTAACTTAAATATTTTTTGGGTGTTTTCTGACAATTTTTGTAATTTCCAGATCATAAACTCCACTATATCATCGGTGAGGGCGAGAGCATTGACTTGAGCCATATCACATTGCCAATAGCCCCGATCGCGATCAAAGGTAATATATCCATCTTCATGTAATACCTTGAGGAATTGCGTCGTAAAAAAGGGATTCCCTTGGGTTTTGCGATCGACCAGTTGTGTCAAGGGTTTTGCTAACTCTCGGTCACACTTCAAGGTATCCGTAATCAGATGATTGGTATGCTCCAGGGTTAATGGGGCAAGTGTAATACTGTTGACAATTGTGCCGGCTTTTTTCAATTCCTCGATCATGAGCATCAACGGGTGGGCGGGCGAGACTTCGTTATCCCGATAGGCTCCCAACACCAATAGATAGCCGTTGTCATCCATCAAGACTTTCAGCAACTGTAGCGAAGCCGAATCGGTCCACTGCAAGTCATCCAGAAAAATCACCAAGGGATGCGTAGCGGTGGTAAAAACCTGGATAAACTTTTGGAAAAACAGGTTAAAGCGATTCTGCACAGCACTGCCCGATAGTTCGGGGGCGGGGGGCTGCGGGCCGATGACCTGCTCTAATTCGGGAATCACTTCAATCAAAACTTGCCCGTTTTCACCCACTGCGTCGAGAATCCGAGCCTTCCATTGGGCTAATTGAGCATCGGACTCACAGAGCAATTGCCCCATTAAATCCCGTAATGCCTGGACAAAAGCCGAAAGGGGAATGTTGCGATTGAACTGGTCAAATTTACCTTTGATAAAGTAGCCTTTTTGCTGCGTAATCGGTTTGTGGACTTCATTCACCACGACAGTTTTGCCAATTCCGGAGAATCCTGCCACCAGCATCAGTTCGGATGCACCCTGGGAGACTCGCTCAAAGGCTTTGAGCAGGGTTTGGACTTCTTGTTCTCGACCGTAGAGTTTTTCAGGGATATTGAAGCGATCGCTCAAATCTCGCTGACCCAAAACAAACTCACTAATCTCACCTCTTGCTTGCCATTGATTGAGGCATTCTTGTAAATCATGCTGGAGTCCCAAGGCACTTTGATAGCGATCTTCGGCATTTTTCGCCATCAGTTTCGCCACGATCGCCCCAACCATCCCAGGCACCGACGGATTCACCTGCTCAACGGGTACAGGTACTTTGGCGATATGACAATGCAGCAATTCCAGGGGGTCATCAGACTCAAACGGCAACTGACCACTCAACAGTTGATACAGGGTCACGCCCAAAGCATAGAAGTCAGCACGATAATCAATACCACGATTCATCCGCCCCGTTTGTTCAGGCGCGAGATAAGCCAAAGTCCCTTCTAAGATATTCGGGTTCTGGATTTCCTGGGTTTCCTTCGGCAACAAAGAAGCAATACTAAAATCGATGAGCTTGACTTGTTTGGATTCGGGATGGATCAGGACATTGGCGGGTTTGATGTCTTTGTGGATGACTCGCTGCTGGTGCAAGTCGTGGAGGATGGTGGCTAGTTGGAGGGCGACATCCAACACCTCAGCTAGATTGAGCGACTGCTGCTGACAATATTGGCTTAAGGACAACCCACCCCAATCTTCCATGACCAAGGCATAGCTATTACCCAGGCGTTCCAGGCTCAAGGGTTGCACAATCCCTGGGATGTCAAGGTTTTTGGCGATCGTATATTGATTGCGAAACTGTAATAGTTCACCGAAAGTGGGGTATTGGGCGCTGAAGAACTTAATAATGACAAATTTATTGTCAGATTCTCGCTGTCCTTGATAGACAAGGGTTCTCGCACCTGTGTAAATCGCTTGTCCAATCTGATAACCCGATAGTGCTAAGCTCATAGTTGTCATTCCTTAATTTAACAAATGTTGCTGCTGTTACTAGTGATGAAATCTGACCCAATATCAACGGGATAATTAGGGTCATTTACTATCCATTATCCATAAGGAAGGATTATTTCAAATTCGGCACCGCCACTAGCGGGCGATCGCACCCTTAATGTCCCTCCATGTTTTTGAATAATTGAATAGCTGACAAATAGCCCCAAGCCCGTCCCACTCCCCACAGGTTTGGTCGTAAAGAAGGGGTCGAAAATCCGGTCTTGAATTTCTGGGGGAATCCGGCTATCTGTATTGGCGATCGCAATCCGAATTCCCTTTTGAGCGAGGGGTTCGGTGCGAATTTGAATTTGCGGGTGGTCGCTGCATTTAGAATTTTCTCGAATGGCATCGATCGCATTATTGATGATATTTAAGAACACTTGATTAAGCTGGCTCGGATAACAGGTAATCCGAGGTAAGTCCCCATAGTCACAAACCACTTGGATTTCAGGGGAATCACCTATTTGTTGCAATCGATGTTGCAAAATCAATAAAGTGCTGTCAATGCCACTGTGTAAATCTACCGCTTTGGTCGAGGATTCATCCAACCGAGAAAAATTCCGCAAACTCAGCACAATTTGCTGGATGCGCTCGCTCCCGTTTGTCATCGATTTCAGAATTTTTTCGACGTCCCGGAACAGAAACTCCAGGTCAACTTCCTCCTGTTTTATTCGCAAACTTTCACTGGGTTGACACCCGTCTTCTCGATACAGTTCTAATAAATTTTTCAAATCTTCCCAATAATTGGCTAAGGGAATGATATTCCCTTTAATAAAGTTAATAGGATTATTGATTTCGTGAGCAATTCCCGCGACGAGTTGTCCTAATGATGACATTTTTTCGGTTTGAATTAATTGTGCTTGGGTTTGTTGCAAATTCTTCAAAATTTGCTCTAACTCTTGATTTTTTTGATGAAGCACTTGAGTTTGGCGCACGACTTCAGCTTCTAACGTATGGGAATAATTTGAGACTTTTTGATAGAGGCTGGCATTTTCGAGGGAAATGGCGGCTTGGGTGCATAGGAAGTTGAGAATGACAATGCGATCGCCGGTGAATACACCACTGGCGGAGCGATTTTCCAGATACAGAATGGCGAGTAAATTCCCCTGGTTAAGAATCGGTAAACACAAGACGCTCTTGGGTTGGTGGCGGTGCAGGTAATCCCCAATCACGGGTAGGTCTGTCTTGAGAGCGTCAAGTACAACCGTCGTCACGGTGTTTTTTACATACTGGATCAACTTGACGGGAACGTTTGGGTT includes:
- a CDS encoding trifunctional serine/threonine-protein kinase/ATP-binding protein/sensor histidine kinase, whose translation is MKNPEMMTGQSHPQLPDYTLTELIYPGTRTHVYRGVHQQSQQPVVIKVMKRDYPTFGELVQFRNQFVITKNLQIPGIVRTLALEVFGNGYAIVMEDSGSISMEQYLENQSLNLLKILDIAIQLTTILHDLHHHRIIHKDIKPANVLIHPNSRQITLIDFSIASLLPKETQEIQSPQGLEGTLAYLAPEQTGRMNRGIDYRADFYALGVMLYELLTGQLPFRSDDPLEVIHSHIAKTPTPVHEVNPEIPAMLEAIVAKLMAKNAEDRYQSALGLQHDLRECLNQWQTRGEISEFVLGQRDLSDRFNIPEKLYGRETEVQALLKAFERVSQGASELMLVAGFSGIGKTAVVNEVHKPITEQKGYFIKGKFDQFNRNIPLSAFVQALRDLIGQLLCESDVELAQWQAQILEAVGENGQVLIEVIPELEQVMGQQPPTPELSGSAVQNRFNLLFQKFIQVFTTAAHPLVIFLDDLQWADAASLQLLKVLMDDNGYLLVLGAYRDNEVSPAHPLMLTIAELKKANFTVNTITLAPLSLEHTNHLIADTLKCSRERAQSLTQLVDRKTQGNPFFTTQFLKALHEDGYITFERNQGYWQCDIAQVNALALTDDVVEFMALQLQKLPGETQQILKLAACIGNQFDLATLAIVAEQSLTEAATALWNSLQEGLIVPITQIYKFFHAEEIESADVHNSITPVYRFLHDRIQQAAYSLIPEDQKQWTHYHIGQLLLKQTSPTTREEQVFELVNQLNHGISLITHPSEQFELAQLNLIAAQKARAAAAYEAAQNYVTLGLALLGEEAWEDHYEIILVLYELAAEIAFLIGDFPQMEAWINTVIAQAHNLLDKINVYQIQIQSIVSQAKFAEALIIAQEILQELGITFMATPTFADIQKEIQEITELMGDREIIDLLHLPENVDQLKLAIIQMTTGVAPAAYLSGSPLFPFLISCAVKLSIQSGNTADSALAYSLYSIVTCNFLQDVDTATAFSQLALQLVAKLDAKAVKPEIYSAVGLYILHRKSPVTATLPLFFEGYTAALEVGNLEYVAFNANEFCTYSFWCGQPLTTLEQESRDYCQALVNLNQLGVANYCCLCWQSTLNLLGRSDDPTLIAGEAIQETELLPFMLSAHDLAGLYFFYLYKLVLCYLFGKIDLANHDALEIRNYLMAGAGTLGEAVFYFYDSLIALAQLPSVTEEQASTLEERVERNQTQLQFWAHHAPMNHQHKVDLVSAERCRVLGQSYEAGNYYDRAIARAKENSYIQEEALANELAAKFYLDWGKEKVAAGYMQEAYYCYARWGAKAKVEDLEKRYPQLLQPILQAANQPLTVLETLTSIATSSVYSIHATSSKSESSSSINQTLDFAALLQISQTFASTIALDELLQTLTQTMLENSGADRCALMLCEDKQWQVRVLANLKQVTLQSAPLNDNPNVPVKLIQYVKNTVTTVVLDALKTDLPVIGDYLHRHQPKSVLCLPILNQGNLLAILYLENRSASGVFTGDRIVILNFLCTQAAISLENASLYQKVSNYSHTLEAEVVRQTQVLHQKNQELEQILKNLQQTQAQLIQNEKMSSLGQLVAGIAHEINNPINFIKGNIAPLENYWKDLKNLVNLYREDGCQPSESLQMKQEEVDLEFLFRDVEKILKSMTTGSERIQQIVLSLRNFSRLDESSTKAVDLHSGIDSTLLILQHRLQQIGDSPEIQVVCDYGDLPRITCYPSQLNQVFLNIINNAIDAIRENSKCSDHPQIRIRTEPLAQKGIRIAIANTDSRIPPEIQDRIFDPFFTTKPVGSGTGLGLFVSYSIIQKHGGTLRVRSPSSGGAEFEIILPCG
- a CDS encoding ATP-binding sensor histidine kinase: MSLALSGYQIGQAIYTGARTLVYQGQRESDNKFVIIKFFSAQYPTFGELLQFRNQYTIAKNLDIPGIVQPLSLERLGNSYALVMEDWGGLSLSQYCQQQSLNLAEVLDVALQLATILHDLHQQRVIHKDIKPANVLIHPESKQVKLIDFSIASLLPKETQEIQNPNILEGTLAYLAPEQTGRMNRGIDYRADFYALGVTLYQLLSGQLPFESDDPLELLHCHIAKVPVPVEQVNPSVPGMVGAIVAKLMAKNAEDRYQSALGLQHDLQECLNQWQARGEISEFVLGQRDLSDRFNIPEKLYGREQEVQTLLKAFERVSQGASELMLVAGFSGIGKTVVVNEVHKPITQQKGYFIKGKFDQFNRNIPLSAFVQALRDLMGQLLCESDAQLAQWKARILDAVGENGQVLIEVIPELEQVIGPQPPAPELSGSAVQNRFNLFFQKFIQVFTTATHPLVIFLDDLQWTDSASLQLLKVLMDDNGYLLVLGAYRDNEVSPAHPLMLMIEELKKAGTIVNSITLAPLTLEHTNHLITDTLKCDRELAKPLTQLVDRKTQGNPFFTTQFLKVLHEDGYITFDRDRGYWQCDMAQVNALALTDDIVEFMIWKLQKLSENTQKIFKLAACIGNQFDLATLTIIAQQSETEVTTALWPALQNGLILPQSGIYKFYLGDVDNQPQPSKQTLNYRFLHDRVQQAAYALIEESNKQLAHFNIGTLLLQNSSVKEKEERIFSIVKHLNISRALIEQLTERLDLIELNFQAAQKAKAATAYNAAMEYLTIGIELLPQNSWNYYYEKTLALHSDITEVAYLKTDFEQMEHWASLVLHHAKTLLDTIQVQKTQILSAKAQGKLIDSITLGLQVLNELGITFPKQPTQADIEQAFGVTHALWNNKAPLTLLELPAMTDPRLLAAMEILTVLVSAAYMAAPQFMPLFIFKQVELSIQSGNSPVSIFSYGDYGLVLTNMIGDPINGYEFGELALSLLEKLQATTFKCRSWYVIHTYIKHWKTSLSDMLSPLQEAYYSGLETGDIESLCLNAVIYCVYACHAGQNLGDLSQTMEAYRKIIIQYKQSFCLAFHEIYQQTILNLLGCNHSPSQLTGEIFNQEKILPQLHATNQRTALFFWYLNQSILAYLFEQNSYAVQVSNQVSQYLDGGMGQFMTCLYPFFDALIQLTQFGETVTDEERHTILLKVQQHQKHLNNWAALAPMNHQHRCQLIEAERCRVLGQLYEAGDFYDQSIASAKANGFIQDEALANELAAKFYLDWGKEKVAAGYMQEAYYCYTRWGAKAKVEDLEKRYPQLLHPILQAANQPLTLLETLTSITAPAYSIHATSSKSASSSSINQTLDFAALLQISRTFASTIALDELLQTLTQTMLENSGADQCALILCEDSQWQVRVMANLEQVTLQSIPLENNPSVPVKLIQYVKNTMTTVAIDDLKTDLPVIDDYLRRHQPKSVLCLPILNQGNLRAILYLENCSTRGVFSGDRILILNFLCTQAAISLENARLYQQTQEKEAQYRGIFEAVSDGLLITDLETGKIMDTNPAYYQLHGYSYSEILSLNPLDFIPPNRHDKFATFLATVKAGQLFTCEAICKKQDGTPFYIELISVPFIYNGKCCGLSVIRNVTERKQMELSIQEKNRNLEQAMAELQYAQMQMIQSEKMSALGNLVAGVAHEVNNPIGFLNGSINNAKEYMQNLLDYIALYQQHHPNPVTAVQEKAEDIDLKFINKDLPKLLNSMQGATDRIKGISTSLRTFSRADTEHKIKANLHEGIDSTLLILKYRLKANQFRPEIKVIANYCEITSIECFPGQLNQVFMNILANAIDMFDEMAQGRSFKELEANPQQITICTVATENQMQISIRDNGQGMSEAVKARIFDHLFTTKAVGKGTGLGLAIARQIVVETHGGKLEVNSQIGQGTEFVISLPQS